From one Microbulbifer sp. A4B17 genomic stretch:
- a CDS encoding Na+/H+ antiporter subunit D, protein MSWLLALPFLVPITTALVTFPARGRRYLSSGISILGCLITLGINSFILFLVEVHGPQAGQMGDWPAPFGITLVADRLSAVMLMISAIVGLCVALFAISDINKKRVKLGFHSFFQLLLAGVSGSFITGDLFNLYVWFEVMLIASFALLVLGGEKIQLDGGIKYVALNLVSTLLMLTSIGLLYGLTGTLNMAQLHISMAEVQNPVAISTLAVIFICAFGIKAAIFPLFFWLPASYHVPPVAVTAVFAGLLTKVGVYALIRTFTLIFPNDLEFTRDILLGAALLTMLTGVLGAAAQYEFRKILAFHIISQIGFLVLGLALNSPLALAGSVFYMVHNIVAKTNLFLISGTAQRLTGSYELNEIGGLYRASPLLSTFFFIAAFSLAGFPPLSGFWAKLLLVKASLDQAAYFVAAVALITGALTLFSMSKIWAEAFWKPHPQEHCRNLYSLSGAERYQRLLPVALLALITLTLGLVPEPFIEYSLGAAGELLQPDDYLRAVLTDTAH, encoded by the coding sequence TTGAGCTGGTTACTGGCCCTGCCATTTTTAGTTCCCATCACCACGGCGTTAGTTACCTTCCCCGCTCGCGGTCGTAGATATCTGTCCTCCGGCATTTCCATACTGGGATGTCTTATCACGCTCGGAATCAATAGTTTTATTCTTTTTTTGGTAGAAGTGCACGGCCCCCAAGCCGGTCAGATGGGAGATTGGCCAGCGCCCTTCGGAATCACCCTCGTCGCCGATCGACTCAGTGCAGTGATGCTGATGATCAGTGCTATTGTGGGATTGTGTGTCGCCCTTTTTGCAATTTCAGATATCAACAAGAAGCGAGTGAAACTGGGCTTTCACAGTTTCTTTCAACTGCTATTGGCCGGCGTCAGCGGCAGCTTTATCACTGGCGATTTATTCAATTTATATGTGTGGTTTGAGGTGATGCTAATTGCCTCATTTGCTCTGCTGGTATTAGGCGGTGAAAAAATACAACTGGATGGCGGTATCAAATATGTGGCGTTAAACCTGGTATCCACACTGTTGATGCTTACCTCTATCGGCTTGCTTTATGGCCTCACCGGTACCCTTAATATGGCACAGCTGCATATTTCCATGGCCGAGGTACAAAATCCCGTCGCTATTTCAACTTTGGCGGTTATATTTATCTGTGCTTTTGGTATCAAGGCAGCAATTTTCCCACTGTTTTTTTGGCTGCCGGCTTCATACCATGTCCCACCTGTCGCCGTAACTGCTGTATTTGCCGGACTCCTGACTAAAGTCGGCGTCTACGCACTGATTCGCACCTTTACTCTAATATTTCCCAATGACTTGGAGTTTACTCGGGATATTTTATTGGGTGCAGCTTTACTCACCATGCTAACAGGCGTTTTAGGTGCTGCCGCACAGTATGAATTCCGCAAGATACTTGCGTTTCATATCATCAGCCAGATCGGGTTCCTGGTTTTGGGGCTGGCCCTGAACAGTCCCTTGGCACTGGCTGGGTCTGTGTTCTATATGGTGCACAATATTGTGGCCAAAACGAATTTATTTCTGATCAGCGGTACCGCCCAGCGTCTTACAGGCAGTTATGAGTTGAATGAAATCGGTGGTTTATATCGTGCCAGCCCGCTCCTTTCTACATTCTTTTTTATTGCTGCATTTAGTTTGGCCGGGTTCCCGCCGCTATCCGGGTTTTGGGCAAAGCTGCTGCTAGTCAAGGCGAGTCTCGATCAAGCCGCCTATTTCGTCGCTGCTGTCGCATTGATCACCGGGGCACTTACCTTGTTTTCAATGAGCAAAATATGGGCGGAAGCTTTCTGGAAGCCACACCCCCAGGAGCACTGTAGAAATCTCTATAGCCTCAGTGGCGCAGAGCGCTACCAGCGGCTGTTACCGGTCGCGCTACTCGCATTAATTACCTTAACTTTAGGATTAGTTCCTGAGCCTTTTATTGAGTACTCCCTGGGAGCTGCCGGGGAATTACTGCAGCCTGATGATTACCTGAGAGCAGTGTTGACTGACACCGCTCATTAA
- a CDS encoding OmpW family protein, translating into MIAKVINKGIITLIFTFSALTTQAQDDWREIEWGEFIVRFGLTYVQPNDEGTPLKYRVLQQWDLYNSSWQIDTAHAWQISGVWRPSDRWGIELMHINGANYGTKLDNFTGNPGRNQIQLGDFSTTTTMVFGNWYFLDPSYRTRPYVGAGINYTNFHTVEISRQFNEYLLDSGLSVSPGSLNMGHSWDWGLQAGVDYNFDFRDWRYPVLLNLSTVYYLADTNATVDFPTELGRDRLYAHFDYNPWVINFGVGTKF; encoded by the coding sequence ATGATCGCAAAAGTAATTAATAAAGGAATTATCACCCTAATTTTTACTTTCTCAGCACTTACGACACAAGCGCAGGATGATTGGCGTGAAATCGAGTGGGGAGAATTTATTGTTCGCTTCGGCCTGACTTATGTCCAGCCGAACGATGAGGGTACACCGCTTAAATACCGGGTTTTGCAACAGTGGGATTTATACAACAGCAGCTGGCAGATTGATACAGCCCACGCCTGGCAAATATCAGGAGTCTGGCGGCCCAGCGATCGCTGGGGTATCGAATTAATGCATATTAACGGTGCAAACTACGGCACAAAGCTGGACAATTTCACCGGCAACCCCGGGCGAAACCAAATACAGCTCGGCGACTTCAGCACCACAACGACAATGGTATTCGGCAACTGGTATTTCCTGGACCCATCCTATCGCACGCGTCCCTATGTAGGCGCGGGGATAAATTACACCAACTTCCACACCGTTGAAATTAGTCGTCAGTTTAACGAGTACCTTTTGGATTCAGGACTCTCTGTCTCTCCGGGATCATTGAATATGGGACATTCCTGGGATTGGGGGCTGCAAGCTGGCGTAGATTATAATTTTGACTTTCGCGACTGGAGATATCCGGTCCTGCTCAACTTATCCACGGTTTACTACCTGGCAGATACCAATGCCACTGTGGATTTCCCTACTGAATTAGGCAGAGATCGCCTCTATGCCCATTTTGATTACAACCCATGGGTCATAAACTTTGGCGTGGGAACAAAATTTTAG
- a CDS encoding 5-(carboxyamino)imidazole ribonucleotide synthase — protein MSKRRVAIIGCGQLAQMMAQEGHSLGVEFSFLAEHGENTDCVEGLGTIVQMEPGQDPEALYQALGCPEVITSEREQVSVDLLRSLQPFCPVYPDPHITEKAQHRLREKRALTNSGLPVAPFAAARGEKELREAVEQLGYPAFIKSCENGYDGKNQWCVKNAADLDAAIPQAGDQECVVEAGVNFTCEVSIIGARSASGEIKAYPLTENRHRNGTLLLSTAPYNNPELLSAAERYLETLLKDWDYVGVLAVECFVCEDGLIVNEVAPRVHNSGHWTFVGPEASQFANHIRAILDMPLGDTACPQPVAMVNMLGVDVAPKQDNDGVWLYGKALRPGRKMGHVILQDPDMDHLRQRSESIIEELYGEKI, from the coding sequence GTGAGCAAGAGACGAGTCGCCATTATCGGCTGTGGACAGTTGGCGCAGATGATGGCCCAAGAGGGCCATTCCTTAGGGGTAGAGTTCAGTTTCCTGGCAGAGCACGGTGAGAATACCGACTGTGTTGAAGGACTGGGGACTATCGTACAGATGGAACCTGGACAGGACCCGGAAGCGCTGTATCAGGCGTTGGGATGCCCGGAAGTGATTACCAGTGAGCGGGAGCAGGTGAGTGTGGACTTGCTGCGCTCGTTGCAGCCCTTCTGTCCGGTATACCCTGACCCACATATTACTGAGAAGGCCCAGCACCGCCTGAGAGAGAAGCGGGCGCTAACAAACTCAGGCCTGCCTGTAGCGCCTTTCGCTGCGGCACGGGGCGAGAAAGAGCTGCGGGAAGCCGTGGAGCAGCTGGGATATCCGGCCTTCATCAAGAGCTGTGAAAATGGCTACGATGGCAAGAACCAGTGGTGCGTGAAGAACGCTGCGGACCTGGATGCTGCGATTCCCCAAGCCGGGGACCAGGAGTGTGTGGTCGAAGCTGGGGTGAATTTCACCTGTGAAGTTTCCATTATCGGCGCTCGCTCGGCATCTGGCGAAATCAAAGCCTACCCACTGACTGAAAACCGTCATCGAAATGGCACTCTGCTGCTGTCCACTGCACCCTATAACAACCCGGAGCTGCTCAGCGCTGCAGAGCGCTACCTGGAGACCTTGCTGAAGGATTGGGACTATGTGGGCGTGTTGGCAGTCGAATGCTTTGTATGTGAGGACGGTCTGATTGTTAACGAGGTGGCACCGCGAGTTCACAACAGCGGCCACTGGACATTTGTTGGACCCGAGGCCAGCCAGTTTGCCAACCATATCCGCGCGATACTGGACATGCCCCTGGGGGATACCGCCTGTCCACAGCCGGTAGCGATGGTCAATATGCTGGGTGTTGATGTGGCCCCTAAACAGGATAACGATGGTGTTTGGCTGTACGGCAAAGCACTTCGCCCTGGGCGCAAGATGGGTCATGTCATCCTACAGGATCCGGATATGGATCATTTGCGCCAGCGCAGTGAAAGCATTATCGAAGAACTTTACGGCGAAAAGATTTAG
- a CDS encoding Na+/H+ antiporter subunit E, which yields MRIFLLNLLLAISWSALTGNASMANFFFGFLIGFLALRVSPTLPGAQSYFTRLPRLTQLSFFFLEELVLSSLRAAYEVFSPRLQSQPLIVRVPMERLDRNQVFILTNLISLTPGTMVLDVTPNNDALIVHTMFVSDPDTFRKEIRKGFEKRVREAVS from the coding sequence ATGCGCATTTTTCTATTAAACTTGCTGCTCGCCATCAGCTGGTCCGCCCTGACCGGCAATGCTTCCATGGCGAACTTTTTCTTTGGCTTTCTTATCGGTTTTTTGGCTCTTCGAGTATCTCCTACATTGCCCGGAGCGCAGAGCTATTTTACCCGCCTTCCACGATTGACCCAGCTGTCATTTTTCTTTCTGGAGGAGCTTGTTTTATCCAGCCTGCGCGCAGCCTATGAGGTATTCTCTCCCCGACTGCAAAGCCAGCCTCTTATCGTGCGCGTGCCGATGGAGAGATTGGACAGAAACCAGGTTTTTATTCTCACCAACTTAATCTCCCTGACACCGGGCACGATGGTATTGGATGTCACACCCAATAATGATGCCTTAATCGTACACACCATGTTTGTCAGCGATCCAGATACATTCCGCAAGGAAATCAGGAAGGGATTTGAAAAGCGGGTCAGGGAGGCTGTTTCCTGA
- a CDS encoding sodium-dependent bicarbonate transport family permease, which translates to MQLDIVVGFFLLGAFAQLVRSDLRLPKGLYQSCVIFLLIAIGLKGGAALSAYSAATLIPQSLAVVAFGALLPLVAFPILRWIGKWSRVDAAATAAHYGSVSVATYAVAVALLQAQNIQYEAYFPLFVALLEVPAIIVGILLARQSMGSSGKRKVFHEVTCNQGVLLLLGGIVIGAWAGERTASVMPFFGTLFHGILALFLLEMGRVAAARLADVRGQGAFLLSFGIFMPLIGGAAGGILGSLLGLSPGGIFLLAVLGSSASYIAVPAAMSVALPQANASVSITLSLAVTFPFNVLVAIPAYLALVQYWS; encoded by the coding sequence ATGCAGCTCGATATAGTTGTTGGTTTTTTTCTTCTGGGGGCCTTTGCCCAGCTGGTTCGCAGTGATCTACGGTTGCCCAAAGGGCTGTACCAAAGCTGTGTTATCTTCCTGTTGATTGCTATTGGGTTGAAAGGCGGCGCTGCTTTAAGTGCTTATTCCGCGGCCACCCTGATTCCCCAGTCTCTGGCGGTGGTGGCATTTGGGGCCTTGTTACCACTGGTGGCTTTCCCTATCCTGCGCTGGATCGGAAAGTGGTCCCGTGTGGATGCGGCGGCAACGGCGGCTCATTACGGCTCGGTCAGTGTTGCCACTTACGCGGTTGCTGTGGCGCTGTTACAGGCTCAGAATATTCAGTACGAAGCCTATTTCCCGCTGTTTGTAGCCCTGCTTGAAGTGCCGGCGATCATTGTCGGGATACTTCTGGCCCGACAATCTATGGGCAGCTCGGGCAAGCGCAAGGTATTTCACGAGGTTACCTGTAACCAGGGAGTACTGTTGCTTCTCGGTGGAATTGTTATCGGGGCCTGGGCGGGTGAGCGGACCGCTTCTGTAATGCCTTTCTTCGGCACTTTGTTCCACGGAATATTGGCACTCTTCCTGCTGGAGATGGGGCGTGTTGCTGCGGCGCGTCTCGCCGATGTGCGTGGACAGGGGGCATTCCTGCTCAGTTTTGGTATTTTTATGCCCCTTATTGGTGGTGCAGCGGGCGGAATCCTGGGGAGTCTGTTAGGCTTGTCGCCCGGCGGTATTTTCCTCCTCGCAGTACTCGGTAGTAGTGCGTCTTATATCGCTGTGCCTGCGGCTATGTCCGTTGCCCTGCCGCAGGCAAATGCCAGTGTGTCTATTACCTTGTCCCTGGCAGTTACGTTTCCGTTTAATGTGCTGGTGGCGATTCCCGCCTACCTGGCGCTTGTTCAATACTGGAGTTAA
- the purE gene encoding 5-(carboxyamino)imidazole ribonucleotide mutase: MKPIPFEKVTIVMGSRSDWATMSNATKPLEELEVPFATAVVSAHRTPQRLVEFASRAHESGTEVIIAGAGGSAHLPGMIAAMSPLPVIAVPVESRFMTGMDSLLSIVQMPRGVAVATQAVGASGAYNAGLMAAQMLSLADVELQKRLIAWRERQTEQVPITVE, encoded by the coding sequence GTGAAGCCGATTCCCTTTGAAAAAGTCACCATCGTAATGGGCTCTCGCTCAGATTGGGCCACCATGAGCAATGCCACCAAGCCCCTGGAAGAGCTTGAAGTGCCTTTTGCCACGGCTGTGGTATCAGCCCACAGAACTCCCCAGCGCCTCGTGGAATTTGCCAGTCGCGCTCATGAATCCGGCACCGAAGTGATTATTGCCGGTGCTGGCGGCTCTGCCCATCTACCGGGTATGATCGCTGCCATGAGCCCTCTACCGGTGATCGCTGTGCCGGTAGAGAGCCGCTTTATGACGGGAATGGACAGCTTATTATCCATCGTGCAAATGCCTCGCGGTGTGGCGGTAGCAACCCAGGCAGTTGGTGCCTCCGGTGCCTACAATGCTGGACTGATGGCTGCGCAGATGCTGTCTTTGGCTGATGTGGAATTACAGAAGCGCCTGATCGCTTGGCGCGAGCGCCAGACTGAGCAGGTTCCCATCACTGTTGAGTGA
- the mbhE gene encoding hydrogen gas-evolving membrane-bound hydrogenase subunit E, which produces MGSAGDIESHTGDKPAPGRWISLLAPIPPAIIALTLLYHLPDISAGREFSFGFSWVPQLGVSLRFYIDGLSYLFALLISGIGFFITIYAAEYLRGNPLLRRFFLYLYLFMIGMLGLVLASDLITLFVFWEITTVASYLLIGFNHASAVARRSALQALLVTALGGLCLLTAFLLLGQIVGSYDLEELLIKGEQVKSSPFYLPILILVLIGAFSKSAQLPFHFWLPNAMAAPTPVSAYLHSATMVKAGIYLLARLHPVLAHNEYWEWILTCTGIATAAVAAVAALRQTDLKLALAYTTIIALGTITMFLGSDASAAVAAAITFLLVHSFYKAALFMVVGIIDRQTGTRDLTKLQGLAKLLPFAFVAALASALSMAGFPPFLGFIGKELKYEGALAVASEPALVGTAAIFANAVTVTVAGMVAIKPFFGPLPQNASRIRWAPPGLWISPLILSAFGLTFGLAPDLVGGGLVEPALTAILGLPETIDLKLWHGINIPLLMSILTFVLGVIMYVNLKRMRAWLNWDFTHAPTSADLMWDKSLELLKSFAALQTRVLQNGIMRRYLTVIFVTLSMALIYAFVHTGRFSLELSAPRLNLKEWAAILLTVGGTFTAGIARKPLTAICALGALGVGIALIYLFFGAPDVAITQILVETLYLVLIAAILPRLPVFSPNRKVGFRPRDAMLGAAVGILFTISILVVLQTQFDSPVSEFYKEAAVPQAHGRNIVNVILVDFRALDTFGEIIVVFTAAIAAVTLLGHHLRRGKQ; this is translated from the coding sequence ATGGGATCAGCAGGTGACATTGAGAGTCACACAGGCGATAAACCAGCGCCGGGGAGATGGATCTCCCTACTGGCCCCGATTCCTCCGGCCATTATTGCCTTGACACTGCTCTATCATCTTCCTGATATTTCGGCCGGCAGAGAATTTTCCTTTGGCTTTAGCTGGGTTCCTCAGCTGGGTGTATCCCTGCGCTTCTATATCGATGGTTTGAGCTACTTATTTGCCTTGCTAATCAGTGGCATTGGTTTTTTTATTACCATTTATGCGGCTGAGTATTTACGCGGCAACCCTCTATTGCGACGCTTTTTCCTCTATCTCTATTTATTTATGATCGGGATGCTGGGTTTGGTTCTGGCATCTGATCTGATCACCCTATTTGTGTTTTGGGAGATTACCACGGTCGCAAGCTACCTCTTGATTGGCTTTAACCACGCCAGTGCTGTTGCGCGACGCTCGGCATTACAGGCTTTACTGGTGACCGCCTTAGGGGGCCTCTGCCTACTAACTGCTTTCTTATTATTGGGACAGATCGTAGGCAGCTATGATCTGGAAGAGCTTTTAATCAAAGGGGAGCAAGTTAAATCCAGTCCATTCTATCTACCCATTTTGATACTGGTGCTTATCGGGGCATTTTCTAAGTCAGCACAATTACCATTCCATTTTTGGCTGCCCAATGCCATGGCAGCCCCCACACCAGTAAGTGCATACCTTCATTCTGCCACTATGGTCAAAGCCGGTATCTACCTGCTCGCCCGTCTACATCCTGTATTGGCCCACAATGAATACTGGGAGTGGATCCTAACCTGTACCGGTATTGCCACCGCCGCAGTGGCAGCAGTTGCTGCCCTGCGCCAAACTGACCTGAAGCTGGCCCTTGCCTATACCACCATTATCGCCCTGGGCACTATTACTATGTTCCTGGGCTCCGATGCTTCGGCAGCCGTTGCCGCCGCAATTACTTTTTTACTGGTTCACTCTTTCTATAAAGCAGCGCTGTTTATGGTGGTTGGCATTATTGATCGACAGACCGGTACTCGGGATTTAACCAAGCTACAAGGTCTGGCGAAACTTCTGCCTTTTGCTTTTGTTGCAGCCCTGGCCTCAGCGTTATCTATGGCCGGTTTTCCACCGTTTCTTGGGTTTATTGGCAAAGAGCTTAAATATGAGGGTGCCTTGGCAGTAGCTTCGGAACCGGCGCTGGTAGGTACTGCTGCAATTTTTGCCAATGCAGTGACCGTAACAGTGGCAGGAATGGTAGCAATCAAACCCTTCTTTGGTCCCCTTCCCCAAAATGCCAGCCGTATCCGCTGGGCGCCTCCCGGCTTGTGGATAAGCCCACTAATTTTGAGTGCCTTTGGCCTGACATTTGGTTTAGCGCCGGACTTGGTCGGCGGCGGACTGGTGGAGCCGGCGCTTACCGCAATACTCGGCCTACCCGAAACCATCGACCTGAAACTCTGGCACGGTATCAATATTCCACTACTGATGAGTATTCTTACCTTTGTGCTCGGTGTCATCATGTACGTCAACCTCAAGCGCATGCGCGCCTGGTTAAACTGGGACTTTACCCATGCTCCAACCAGTGCCGATTTAATGTGGGATAAATCCCTGGAGTTACTGAAGTCTTTTGCCGCACTGCAAACACGTGTACTGCAAAACGGAATTATGCGGCGATATCTCACCGTTATTTTCGTTACGCTGTCGATGGCACTGATTTACGCCTTTGTACACACCGGTCGCTTCTCGCTGGAACTATCTGCACCACGGCTCAATTTAAAAGAGTGGGCGGCCATACTGCTGACAGTAGGGGGCACTTTTACTGCCGGCATTGCACGCAAACCACTAACGGCTATTTGTGCACTCGGTGCTCTCGGTGTTGGCATCGCCCTAATTTATCTTTTCTTTGGTGCTCCGGATGTGGCCATTACCCAGATTCTGGTGGAAACCTTATATCTGGTGTTAATTGCCGCAATACTTCCGCGTTTACCCGTATTTAGTCCCAACAGGAAAGTGGGTTTCCGCCCTCGAGATGCCATGTTGGGCGCCGCTGTCGGAATCTTGTTTACCATCAGTATTTTGGTTGTCTTACAAACCCAGTTCGATAGCCCGGTGAGTGAGTTTTACAAGGAAGCTGCTGTACCACAGGCCCATGGACGCAATATTGTCAATGTCATTCTGGTGGACTTCCGGGCTCTGGATACTTTCGGGGAAATTATTGTGGTGTTTACAGCTGCAATTGCTGCGGTGACGCTGCTGGGACATCATTTAAGACGGGGCAAGCAGTGA
- a CDS encoding Na+/H+ antiporter subunit C → MEGPLAVVVGILIATGVYLMLARHLLHYLFGLVLISNAANLAIFIAGRLTRASPPLVPKGQEAPQIIVANPLPQALILTAIVIGFGLLAFALALIAQAYRELGTLDVDSMRIAEPVKPKRKKSP, encoded by the coding sequence ATGGAAGGTCCCCTCGCCGTTGTCGTCGGTATTCTGATCGCTACCGGCGTATACCTTATGCTTGCCCGCCACCTGTTGCACTATCTGTTTGGCTTGGTACTGATCAGCAACGCTGCAAACCTGGCGATTTTTATCGCCGGACGCTTGACACGCGCTTCTCCGCCACTGGTTCCCAAGGGCCAGGAAGCACCACAAATTATTGTCGCCAACCCCTTACCTCAGGCCCTGATCCTCACTGCTATTGTGATTGGTTTCGGTCTGCTGGCATTTGCCCTGGCCTTGATTGCCCAGGCTTACCGAGAGCTGGGTACATTAGATGTTGATAGCATGCGTATTGCTGAGCCCGTTAAGCCCAAGAGGAAGAAAAGCCCTTGA
- a CDS encoding Na+/H+ antiporter subunit B, translating into MNSIILQTATRVLVALILVFSIYMLLRGHNYPGGGFIAGLIAASGFALFAMAWGMEAAQSALRIPPGTLAAWGVVIAGLSGLTALFWGDAPFSGQWFAVAGSKETGGIIISNLLFFDIGVYLTVLGAVLTLIFALEEAN; encoded by the coding sequence GTGAATTCTATTATCCTACAAACAGCAACCCGGGTACTGGTAGCCCTGATCCTGGTCTTCTCCATTTATATGTTGTTGCGTGGGCACAATTATCCCGGCGGCGGATTTATTGCCGGATTAATCGCTGCTTCAGGTTTTGCACTGTTTGCTATGGCCTGGGGAATGGAGGCTGCACAAAGCGCTTTGCGTATACCTCCTGGGACACTCGCCGCCTGGGGAGTTGTCATTGCCGGGCTATCGGGATTAACGGCATTATTTTGGGGAGATGCGCCCTTTTCCGGACAGTGGTTTGCTGTGGCGGGCAGCAAGGAAACTGGCGGGATTATTATTAGTAATCTCCTGTTTTTTGATATTGGAGTCTACCTGACAGTACTAGGAGCCGTTCTTACATTGATTTTTGCCCTGGAAGAGGCCAACTGA
- the mnhG gene encoding monovalent cation/H(+) antiporter subunit G, whose product MTIDEVFIALIILVGSFFGFSAALGLLRMPDFYTRMSTSGKGATVCCGLLLAGVALLFSDAQVTARAIAAILFLLLTVPIGVHMIARAAYRAGTPMWRGTGSKIKFKNPMRNIQ is encoded by the coding sequence ATGACAATTGATGAGGTATTTATCGCTTTGATAATTCTGGTGGGCAGTTTCTTTGGATTTAGCGCCGCTTTAGGACTATTGCGAATGCCAGATTTTTACACCCGGATGAGCACATCCGGCAAGGGCGCGACTGTGTGTTGTGGGTTATTGCTGGCAGGTGTGGCACTACTATTTAGCGACGCCCAGGTAACTGCCAGGGCCATAGCCGCTATTTTATTTTTATTACTGACGGTGCCTATCGGTGTCCATATGATTGCCAGGGCGGCTTATAGGGCCGGCACCCCCATGTGGCGTGGTACCGGCTCCAAAATCAAGTTCAAGAACCCGATGCGCAACATTCAGTAA
- a CDS encoding cation:proton antiporter, with protein MLLTIIDIHSPLVTLAINIASFLLLLALVMCFLRIALGPTLADRVVALDVLNILAVAYCALLAIASGQPVYLDAAIALALVAFLVSVAFARFIEKSGSRTVTNSHGEHNDN; from the coding sequence ATGCTTCTCACCATTATCGACATTCACTCACCCTTGGTCACATTGGCAATTAACATTGCTTCTTTCCTGCTGCTACTGGCCCTGGTGATGTGCTTCCTGCGTATTGCACTGGGACCCACTCTCGCGGATAGGGTTGTCGCTCTCGATGTTCTGAATATTCTCGCGGTAGCCTACTGTGCATTACTGGCTATCGCCTCGGGACAGCCTGTATACCTGGACGCCGCCATTGCCCTGGCCCTGGTGGCATTTTTGGTGAGTGTGGCCTTTGCCCGCTTTATCGAAAAAAGTGGCTCACGAACAGTGACCAACAGTCATGGAGAGCATAATGACAATTGA
- a CDS encoding LysR family transcriptional regulator produces MPLSRAHARIGTVRQLEILLCVYELGNISAAARTLHLTQPSVSMQLAKLSDAVGLPLYYSVGRQLQFTEAGLTLVESAREILKSYEYLDLKLAQLRGLDTGSLQLAVVTTAKYFIPHLIGEFYQQHPRLDIHFRVGNRQQIIDYTGKDEDDFYVFSHPPKSQDLELVEFLPNRLLAIAPENHPLASREKISLHEFADCQFLHREEGSGTRHAIEQFLKKRNVDFKLRMTIESNEAIKHAVMSGLGVSILSEHTLAFGGRAGLSVLDVEELPIVTHWYLARRKSRPLSPAAQEFLEYARNLEKVPLGKLP; encoded by the coding sequence GTGCCACTCAGCCGAGCCCATGCCCGAATTGGAACCGTTCGCCAACTGGAGATCCTGCTCTGTGTTTACGAGTTGGGCAATATCAGTGCGGCCGCCAGGACCTTGCATCTCACCCAGCCGAGCGTATCAATGCAGCTGGCCAAACTCTCCGATGCGGTGGGATTACCACTCTATTACTCTGTGGGCAGGCAACTGCAGTTTACAGAGGCGGGGCTGACCTTAGTAGAAAGTGCCCGTGAGATTCTGAAGAGTTATGAATACCTTGACCTGAAACTGGCTCAGCTGCGGGGACTGGATACCGGTAGCTTGCAGCTGGCAGTAGTAACCACCGCCAAATACTTTATCCCCCACCTGATCGGTGAGTTCTATCAGCAGCATCCGCGACTGGATATCCACTTCAGGGTAGGCAACCGCCAACAGATCATCGATTACACCGGTAAGGATGAAGATGATTTCTACGTTTTCAGCCACCCCCCCAAAAGTCAGGACCTGGAGCTGGTAGAGTTTCTGCCCAACCGGCTGCTGGCTATCGCACCGGAAAACCATCCCCTGGCTTCCCGTGAGAAAATCTCCCTGCATGAATTTGCAGACTGTCAGTTCCTGCATCGGGAAGAGGGCTCCGGCACCCGCCATGCTATTGAGCAGTTCCTGAAAAAGCGCAATGTAGACTTTAAGCTCCGTATGACCATTGAAAGTAATGAGGCTATCAAGCACGCCGTTATGTCTGGCTTGGGCGTCTCTATCCTATCAGAGCACACTCTGGCATTTGGCGGGCGAGCAGGCTTATCAGTGCTCGATGTAGAGGAACTTCCCATTGTCACCCACTGGTATTTGGCTCGGCGCAAGTCACGCCCACTGTCACCGGCTGCACAGGAATTCCTGGAATACGCCCGTAACCTGGAAAAGGTACCCTTGGGTAAACTCCCATAA